In Clupea harengus chromosome 1, Ch_v2.0.2, whole genome shotgun sequence, one DNA window encodes the following:
- the LOC105908947 gene encoding transmembrane channel-like protein 6, with product MAARDDQSIEVVSSGDVQGIGMVEMDFWTDSDSESDPDELVTLDSYGGRDDPGQPCIQIMDECPTNESDGIPLSAMRSHTIRGRSRAAVLSQYLDSSQCRRPMSTIFSHRSTIRSCRPSHPVETHQELSDEARQRKELVKNLTRVSKREGVCMIRGLPLSMDEKRHLRREVYLDVEGPSSYMALHCSWFRFALSGARQHVHLSTLWRGTLKRVGAHFGTGVLSYFLFVRTLLLYNSIMALLVGLFVVLPQATQGPELPPARQNFSGLELLSGEGYFTNSLMYYGYYTNTSLREAGISQGPEASIFQKAGELGYSIPLAYLFIVIISFFITCVMLVYSLSKSMGKSLQSEGGLTVWFFGSWDFKVTKKSSILLKQASILTQLKERISERMARNKKGGWMVRVWQLVVCGLVWIICLSSTGICVLGIYLYVKYIHLEKVKNVLGLPFLVSLVNLVLPGLFRATSRAERYQSPSTQAYVAILRHLLLKSSILSVLSFHWMTDDHRRLGQECWETYIGQELYRHVVTDLVMTLLHTLCGEFLWSQCVIGVRRRDQRPVFDIARNVLDLIYGQTLAWAGVLFSPLLPAVQILKLLLLFYIKKASLLLNHRPSHQLWRANRMSTVFTTLLCFPAFTGVAGCVAYTMWTVKPSLTCGPFRSRSTMFSLESEWEELKDAHYSLAWLSVVYTHLLKKPIFLYIIATLLLLVIYINKQRNEGQKRLISLLKKQIRNEGEDTKFLISKLNTLHQEHQE from the exons aTGAGTTGGTGACCTTGGACAGTTATGGTGGGAGGGATGATCCAGGACAGCCCTGTATCCAAATCATGGATGAGTGCCCCACAAATGAGAGCGATGGCATCCCACTCTCAGCCATGCGGAGTCACACTATCA GAGGACGCAGTCGGGCAGCAGTCCTCTCCCAGTACCTGGACTCTTCTCAGTGCAGGCGTCCGATGTCCACCATCTTCTCCCACAGGTCCACCATTCGCTCATGCCGTCCCTCGCACCCTGTAGAAACACACCAGGAACTCAGTGATGAAG cGAGGCAAAGGAAGGAGCTGGTGAAGAACCTGACGCGTGTGTCCaaaagggagggtgtgtgtatgattcgAGGTCTGCCCTTGAGTATGGACGAAAAGAGACATCTCCG AAGAGAAGTGTATCTGGATGTAGAAGGCCCTTCTAGTTACATGGCCCTTCATTGCAGTTGGTTTCGATTTGCTCTAAGCGGG GCAAGACAGCATGTGCACCTGTCAACCCTGTGGAGGGGCACTCTGAAGCGGGTCGGTGCTCACTTTGGCACGGGGGTCCTGTCCTATTTCCTCTTTGTGCGGACCCTTCTGCTGTACAACAGCATCATGGCTCTCCTTGTAGGCCTGTTTGTGGTGCTGCCACAGGCCACACAGGGCCCGGAGCTGCCCCCAGCCCGGCAGAACTTCAGTGGCCTGGAACTGCTCAGTGGAGAG GGTTACTTTACCAACTCACTGATGTACTATGGCTACTACACTAACACCAGCCTAAGGGAGGCCGGTATCTCCCAGGGTCCGGAGGCCTCTATCTTCCAGAAGGCAGGGGAGCTGGGCTACAGTATCCCCCTGGCGTACCTCTTCATCGTCATCATCTCTTTCTTCATCACCTGTGTCATGCTTGTGTACAG TTTGTCTAAGTCTATGGGCAAGAGTTTGCAGTCCGAGGGGGGCTTGACAGTGTGGTTCTTTGGCTCCTGGGATTTTAAAGTCACCAAGAAATCCTCAATCCTCCTGAAGCAAGCCAGCATCCTCACCCAGCTAAag GAACGGATTTCTGAGAGGATGGCGCGGAATAAGAAAGGAGGCTGGATGGTGAGGGTGTGGCAGTTGGTGGTGTGTGGATTGGTATGGATCATTTGTCTGAGCAGCACTGGtatctgtgtcctgggcatctACTTGTATGTTAAATACATCCACCTGGAAAAG GTTAAGAATGTCTTAGGGCTGCCTTTTCTGGTAAGCCTTGTGAATCTGGTGCTGCCAGGCCTGTTCAGAGCAACAAGCAGGGCCGAACGCTACCAGTCACCCAGTACACAGGCATATGTGGCCATCTTAAG acaTTTGCTGCTAAAGTCAAGCATTCTCTCCGTGCTTTCCTTCCATTGGATGACAGATGATCACAGAAGACTTGGTCAAGAG TGTTGGGAGACCTACATTGGTCAAGAGCTTTACCGGCACGTGGTTACAGACCTGGTCATGACCCTGCTGCACACCCTCTGTGGCGAGTTCCTGTGGAG CCAGTGCGTGATAGGGGTGCGGAGGAGAGACCAGAGGCCTGTGTTTGACATCGCACGGAATGTTCTAGACCTCATTTATGGGCAGACTCTGGCCTG GGCAGGAGTGTTGTTTTCTCCATTGTTGCCGGCTGTGCAGATACTCAAGCTACTTCTTCTGTTCTACATAAAGAAG GCCAGTCTGCTGCTGAACCACCGTCCCTCTCACCAGCTCTGGAGAGCCAATCGGATGAGCACAGTCTTCACCACTCTCCTCTGTTTCCCAGCATTCACTGGGGTGGCGGGGTGTGTGGCCTACACCATGTGGAC GGTGAAGCCATCCCTCACGTGTGGTCCCTTTCGGTCGCGTTCCACTATGTTTTCATTGGAGAGCGAGTGGGAAGAGCTGAAGGATGCCCATTACAGCCTGGCATGGCTGTCCGTGGTCTACACCCACCTACTGAAGAAACCCATCTTCCTCTACATCATTGCCACGCTATTACT GTTGGTgatctatataaataaacaaaggaaTGAAGGACAGAAAAGACTGATTTCCCTCCTGAAGAAGCAGATCAGAAAT GAAGGGGAAGATACAAAATTTCTCATTAGTAAACTGAACACACTTCACCAGGAACACCAAGAGTGA
- the LOC105908948 gene encoding heterogeneous nuclear ribonucleoprotein A1 — translation MDSRVYICVPKQYMEKLNNMGQWDHGLFVRRMNPYVSKEALESHFEQWGTVLFCEVKSESTSGFPRGLGCVCFSSEEEADAAEAAGPHKLGGMEVDIRRVVMPKTIDNMAYVPHRRSGMAYRLASSSWLDCQ, via the exons ATGGATTCAAGGGTGTACATATGTGTTCCAAAGCAATACATGGAGAAGCTGAACAACATGGGCCAATGG gatCATGGGCTTTTCGTTAGGAGGATGAACCCTTATGTGTCCAAAGAGGCGCTTGAGTCTCACTTTGAACAGTGGGGGACGGTGCTGTTCTGTGAG GTGAAAAGTGAGAGCACCTCGGGCTTCCCCAGAGGCCTGGGTTGCGTGTGCTTTTCCAGTGAGGAGGAGGCCGatgcagcagaggcagcagggcCTCACAAGCTGGGCGGCATGGAGGTGGACATTAGGAGGGTTGTCATGCCAAAG ACAATCGACAATATGGCGTACGTGCCCCACAGAAGAAGTGGCATGGCGTATCGGTTAGCAAGCAGCAGCTGGCTAGACTGTCAATGA